One part of the Arthrobacter sp. EM1 genome encodes these proteins:
- a CDS encoding type II secretion system F family protein, which translates to MSATASAAIGLIMAAIALATWSVVGTRVAGKDSIVANLSRGLVPAKKPVKARNSVLESFAGRFTPRRLVANLDRQLALAGRPPAWPLKRLMAAKFAAAGIAVVVGLLLIRDDPSAKTLWLSIAVTMVGYFLPDLLIYSRGLERQATIGLELPDTLDQMTIAVEAGLGFDAAMSRTGQNGKGPLAAELVRTLQDMHIGMSRREAYLALADRTGAPDLRRFVNAILQADRYGISISAVLRTQASEMRRKRRQRAEEQAMKIPVKVLFPLMLCILPVLFIALLGPAVINAIATFSGL; encoded by the coding sequence ATGTCGGCAACGGCTAGTGCAGCTATCGGATTGATCATGGCGGCTATTGCCCTGGCAACGTGGTCCGTCGTCGGCACCCGTGTCGCCGGGAAGGATTCCATCGTGGCAAACCTGTCCCGGGGGCTTGTTCCCGCCAAGAAGCCCGTCAAAGCGAGGAACTCGGTACTGGAGTCTTTCGCCGGACGGTTCACCCCCCGGCGTCTGGTGGCAAACCTGGACCGGCAGCTCGCCCTGGCGGGCCGTCCTCCCGCGTGGCCGCTCAAGCGCCTCATGGCCGCCAAATTCGCCGCCGCGGGCATCGCCGTCGTCGTCGGGTTACTGCTGATCAGAGATGATCCCAGCGCCAAGACACTGTGGCTCTCGATCGCCGTAACCATGGTTGGCTATTTCCTCCCCGATCTCCTGATCTACAGCAGGGGGCTCGAGCGCCAGGCCACCATCGGACTGGAACTGCCGGATACGCTGGATCAGATGACCATCGCTGTGGAAGCCGGCCTGGGGTTCGATGCCGCCATGTCACGGACCGGCCAAAACGGAAAAGGACCACTGGCCGCCGAGCTGGTCCGGACCCTGCAGGATATGCACATCGGGATGTCTCGCCGCGAGGCGTACCTGGCCCTCGCGGACCGGACCGGCGCGCCGGACCTCCGTCGCTTCGTCAACGCCATCCTGCAGGCGGACCGGTACGGAATCTCGATTTCCGCGGTACTCCGGACGCAGGCCAGCGAAATGCGGCGGAAGCGCCGGCAGCGGGCCGAGGAGCAAGCCATGAAGATCCCCGTCAAGGTCCTTTTCCCGCTCATGCTCTGCATCCTGCCCGTGCTCTTCATCGCACTGCTCGGCCCAGCCGTCATTAACGCCATCGCGACTTTCAGCGGCTTGTAA
- a CDS encoding response regulator transcription factor produces MTDLGVAVVVEDDEDVRNLIEAVLSQAGFDVHLADRGREGVDVVRRLDADVVTLDVGLPDIDGFEVLRRIRLFSDAYVVMLTARTDEVDTLTALHTGADDFLTKPFRPRELRARVAAMMRRPRQNTISAPLGTAVAAGSAAPAVPQDSMLRHNGLELNPDSRTVTVEGAATSLTRSEFDLLHALLKGAGAVRSKSDLVRVVRGEYYPTDAYIGESDERAVEVHIGNLRRKLREDPLQPRWLQTIRGVGYRLAPQRG; encoded by the coding sequence ATGACTGACCTTGGAGTCGCTGTCGTCGTTGAGGACGACGAAGACGTTCGAAACCTGATCGAAGCCGTACTGAGCCAGGCGGGATTCGACGTCCATTTGGCAGACCGCGGCCGGGAAGGGGTGGACGTCGTCCGTCGCTTGGACGCTGACGTCGTCACCTTGGACGTTGGGCTGCCCGACATCGACGGCTTCGAAGTACTGCGCCGGATCCGCCTGTTCAGTGATGCGTACGTCGTGATGTTGACAGCGCGAACGGACGAGGTGGACACACTCACCGCGCTGCACACCGGCGCCGACGATTTTTTGACCAAACCCTTCAGGCCCCGCGAACTCCGTGCCAGGGTGGCGGCGATGATGCGGCGGCCCCGGCAGAACACTATCAGCGCACCACTCGGCACTGCGGTCGCTGCGGGTTCGGCCGCCCCGGCTGTGCCGCAGGATTCCATGTTGCGTCACAACGGTCTGGAACTTAACCCGGACAGCAGGACGGTCACCGTGGAAGGTGCGGCCACCAGCCTTACCCGCAGCGAGTTCGATCTACTGCATGCCTTGCTCAAGGGAGCCGGTGCCGTCCGCTCCAAGTCTGACCTGGTCCGCGTGGTGCGTGGCGAGTATTACCCGACGGATGCCTATATCGGTGAATCCGACGAGCGGGCCGTTGAGGTCCATATCGGGAATCTTCGGCGGAAGCTGCGCGAGGATCCGCTGCAGCCGCGCTGGCTTCAGACGATCCGCGGTGTGGGGTATCGGCTCGCTCCCCAGCGCGGCTAG
- a CDS encoding tRNA pseudouridine synthase A, whose protein sequence is MNDQKPVAPVRGGGGFLRIRLDLAYDGGPFSGWAVQPGRRTVQGTLEDAIAMLIRRPVRVTVAGRTDAGVHARGQVVHVDLSAAEWTGLNRGVELDPAVALLRRLRGSLSRGLGDLTGAIEVHRVAIAPEGFDARFSALWRRYSYRIADGPALWDPLGRTSTLWHPEQLNVGLLNEGASQLLGLQDFRSYCKPRQGATTIRELQRFEFARGADGVLVATVQADAFCHNMVRSLVGSALFVGAGIETPDWLFERLMARQRDAKSVLAAPHPLVLEEVAYPSASGLLARAELTRALRREQPAVD, encoded by the coding sequence ATGAACGACCAGAAACCCGTTGCCCCCGTCCGAGGGGGCGGCGGGTTTTTGCGTATCCGGCTGGATCTTGCGTACGACGGCGGGCCCTTCAGCGGGTGGGCCGTCCAGCCCGGCCGGCGAACTGTCCAGGGCACGCTCGAGGACGCCATTGCGATGCTGATCCGCCGGCCCGTCAGGGTCACCGTCGCCGGGCGGACCGATGCCGGGGTGCACGCACGCGGACAGGTGGTGCACGTTGACCTCAGCGCGGCAGAGTGGACGGGCCTGAACCGCGGCGTGGAACTGGACCCCGCAGTGGCCCTGCTCCGCCGCCTCCGCGGCTCCCTAAGCCGTGGTCTCGGCGACCTCACCGGCGCCATCGAGGTCCATAGGGTCGCCATCGCCCCGGAGGGCTTTGACGCCCGGTTCTCAGCGCTCTGGCGCCGCTACAGCTACCGGATTGCTGACGGGCCTGCGCTTTGGGATCCACTGGGGCGGACCTCCACCCTGTGGCACCCGGAACAGTTGAACGTCGGGTTGCTCAACGAGGGTGCCTCCCAGTTGCTGGGCCTGCAGGATTTCCGTTCGTACTGCAAACCGCGGCAGGGCGCCACCACCATCCGGGAGCTCCAGCGCTTCGAGTTCGCCCGCGGTGCCGACGGGGTATTAGTGGCCACGGTCCAGGCGGATGCGTTTTGCCACAACATGGTCAGGTCGTTGGTTGGATCAGCGCTGTTCGTGGGGGCCGGCATCGAGACGCCGGACTGGCTCTTCGAGCGGCTGATGGCCCGCCAGCGTGATGCCAAATCCGTGCTGGCTGCCCCGCATCCGCTGGTGCTGGAGGAAGTGGCCTATCCCTCGGCGAGCGGGTTGCTGGCTAGGGCCGAGTTGACCCGGGCGTTGCGCCGAGAGCAGCCCGCAGTGGATTAG
- a CDS encoding AAA family ATPase — protein sequence MSRYVVVTDDPGLPGRIGAAATGPLQGDVHRWQGGRLPGRPADVRSQLERPADLEVLILGPGMPLELALTLATAFDVECPEVAVLLAAQPDPGVVLAALRAGVLDLLEPEAGAAEIAALLHRAVRSAAVHRRAVPVEQTKAATPAGRVIAVVSPKGGVGKTTIASNLAVGLARSAPHGAVLVDLDLQFGDVASALAISAEHSVSDAVHGPARRDTMVLKTFLSAHPSGLYALCAPDSPDAAEGLTGEDVAHLLGQLASQYRYVVVDTAPGLSDHTLAALDQATDFIFVTGPDVPGVRGMRRELDVLAELGMHPLKRHMILNGADFKAGVSLRDVETALGTSVDVVIPRSRAVALSTNQGSPLLNGAVRGPATKALQTLLARFVAPAVPPRRFGPRHRVGAK from the coding sequence GTGAGCCGTTACGTCGTCGTGACCGATGATCCTGGCCTGCCGGGCCGGATCGGGGCAGCCGCCACGGGGCCCTTGCAGGGGGACGTCCACCGCTGGCAGGGCGGCAGGCTTCCGGGGCGCCCTGCCGACGTTCGGAGCCAGTTGGAACGCCCCGCTGATCTCGAGGTTCTGATCCTTGGCCCGGGCATGCCGCTGGAGCTGGCGCTGACGCTCGCGACGGCGTTCGACGTAGAATGCCCCGAAGTGGCGGTACTCCTGGCGGCTCAGCCGGACCCCGGCGTTGTGCTGGCGGCGCTGCGCGCCGGAGTCCTTGACCTGCTGGAACCGGAGGCCGGTGCTGCCGAGATCGCGGCGCTGCTCCACCGTGCCGTGCGTAGCGCCGCTGTGCACCGCAGAGCTGTGCCCGTGGAACAGACCAAGGCTGCGACGCCTGCCGGGCGGGTCATCGCCGTCGTCTCACCCAAGGGCGGCGTCGGAAAGACGACTATCGCGAGCAATCTCGCAGTGGGCCTCGCCAGGTCAGCGCCGCACGGCGCAGTTTTGGTGGATCTGGATCTGCAGTTCGGCGACGTTGCCAGCGCACTCGCCATCTCCGCTGAACACTCGGTGTCCGACGCCGTACACGGTCCCGCGCGGCGGGACACCATGGTGCTCAAGACGTTCCTGAGCGCCCATCCCAGTGGTCTCTATGCACTCTGCGCCCCGGACTCCCCCGACGCCGCCGAGGGACTGACCGGCGAGGACGTTGCCCACCTGCTCGGCCAACTGGCCAGCCAGTACCGCTATGTTGTAGTGGACACCGCCCCCGGCCTGTCGGACCACACCCTTGCCGCCCTGGACCAAGCCACGGATTTCATCTTCGTCACCGGTCCTGATGTGCCGGGCGTCCGGGGCATGCGCAGGGAACTGGACGTGCTGGCCGAGCTGGGGATGCATCCGCTCAAGCGGCATATGATCCTCAACGGCGCGGACTTCAAGGCCGGCGTCTCACTGCGCGATGTGGAGACTGCGCTGGGAACCAGCGTGGACGTGGTGATACCGCGCTCCCGAGCGGTCGCTCTTTCCACCAACCAGGGATCCCCCCTGCTGAACGGAGCGGTCCGCGGACCGGCCACCAAAGCACTGCAAACATTGTTGGCCCGCTTCGTCGCCCCTGCAGTCCCGCCCCGGCGGTTCGGGCCCCGGCACCGGGTAGGAGCCAAATGA
- the rpsK gene encoding 30S ribosomal protein S11: protein MPPKTRGAVRKPRKKDKKNIALGQAHIKSTFNNTIVSITDPNGAVISWASSGEVGFKGSRKSTPFAAQMAAEAAAKRAQEHGMRKVDVFVKGPGSGRETAIRSLQAAGLEVGSIQDVTPSAHNGCRPPKRRRV from the coding sequence ATGCCCCCGAAGACTCGTGGCGCGGTTCGCAAGCCGCGTAAGAAGGACAAAAAGAATATCGCGCTGGGCCAGGCGCACATCAAGAGCACCTTTAACAACACCATCGTTTCCATCACGGATCCGAACGGTGCTGTCATCTCCTGGGCTTCATCCGGTGAGGTTGGCTTCAAGGGCTCACGTAAGTCCACCCCGTTCGCAGCCCAGATGGCCGCCGAAGCCGCCGCAAAGCGTGCGCAGGAGCACGGCATGCGCAAGGTTGACGTATTCGTCAAGGGCCCGGGTTCGGGTCGCGAAACGGCTATCCGTTCACTGCAGGCCGCTGGCCTTGAGGTTGGATCCATCCAGGATGTAACCCCCAGCGCCCACAACGGTTGCCGTCCGCCGAAGCGCCGCCGCGTCTAA
- a CDS encoding type II secretion system F family protein — MEMILGFLLSYAALGVAVLFVVAPRRPATLLNRRAATVPGRSTLAGGMGARATAAVESLLKRRNYTAAVAASLEQAGLSMRAAEFVVLGLAGAAIIGAVALAVLGPLPALILLLLSPFGARFILRFLASRRRAKFAAQLDETLQLLAGGLRAGHSLLRAIDAVAGEAEAPTTAEFARIINETRLGRDLGEALDDAALRMRSEDFSWVAQAIAIHREVGGNLADVLDQVGQTIRERSQIRGQVKALSAEGKISALVLMLLPVAITGALMVISPGYMDPMVTTPLGLTMVGAAAVLFSLGGLWLRKVVQFKF; from the coding sequence ATGGAAATGATCCTGGGATTTCTGTTGAGCTACGCGGCCCTGGGCGTTGCCGTTCTGTTCGTTGTGGCGCCGCGTAGGCCGGCCACCCTGCTCAACCGGCGGGCCGCCACAGTTCCCGGCCGGAGCACCTTAGCCGGGGGTATGGGGGCCCGGGCAACTGCAGCCGTGGAATCCCTGTTGAAGCGGCGGAACTACACTGCAGCGGTGGCGGCATCGCTGGAACAGGCAGGCCTCAGTATGAGGGCCGCGGAGTTTGTGGTGCTCGGACTGGCCGGCGCGGCCATCATCGGCGCCGTAGCGCTGGCCGTGCTAGGTCCGCTTCCGGCGTTGATTCTCCTGCTACTCTCGCCGTTCGGTGCGCGCTTCATCCTGCGGTTCCTGGCATCGCGCCGCCGAGCAAAATTCGCCGCACAGCTCGACGAGACCCTGCAGCTTCTCGCCGGTGGCCTGCGCGCCGGCCACAGCCTGCTGCGCGCCATTGACGCGGTGGCCGGGGAAGCCGAGGCCCCCACCACCGCTGAGTTCGCACGGATCATCAACGAAACGAGGCTCGGCCGGGATCTGGGCGAGGCTCTGGACGACGCCGCCCTGCGCATGCGCTCGGAGGATTTTTCATGGGTGGCCCAAGCCATCGCCATCCACCGGGAGGTTGGCGGCAACTTGGCTGACGTGCTGGACCAGGTGGGCCAGACCATCCGGGAGCGGAGCCAGATCCGCGGCCAGGTGAAGGCTCTCAGCGCCGAAGGGAAGATCTCGGCGCTGGTCCTGATGCTGCTGCCGGTGGCGATCACGGGAGCCTTGATGGTCATCAGCCCGGGGTACATGGATCCCATGGTGACCACACCGCTGGGCCTCACGATGGTCGGCGCCGCGGCAGTCCTCTTCAGTCTGGGCGGACTCTGGCTGCGCAAAGTCGTTCAGTTCAAGTTCTAG
- a CDS encoding PAS domain-containing sensor histidine kinase, with product MSEQQLVRRVDGYFSALGPRVRSLACQLPLAVAMAVVVLASPASWQGLFSDPVFLFAVALHTLALLACVVVPWERLGRLATLMIPLLDLIAIGFSGSPGGLSSVGVLSILPVVWISSSGLPTAACLSISFFGPLLAVLPWIPANAAGPDRIAALLLLPGTALAVSVALRFARLRVHQEQRRIQAQEAQLHALLAASRERERLLKTILDTVDVGIVAVNAAGSRLLTNSWQTALEESATPAGAAKGTDESRLLLTGQDPETPLAPERRPLRRAASGETFADYLVRFGEPPGSRVVSTGARPLRDDDGGFCGSVVVFTEVTGLVEALAVRDDIVSTVSHEFRTPLTSIIGNLDLVLGDSAELSTTTERRVEVAQRNAERLLALVSDLLMSATATVYVHPRRTDLTSLVEASLGSAQAHAHASRVLLTMDLPDPLWADVDPLRISQALDNLVSNAIKYSPGGGSVHVSASTAEGLVLLHVEDAGMGMTASDAERIFTRFFRSPAVREGPIPGAGLGLSITKAIIEGHGGSLSCTTRPGCGSTFTMVLPAEAAPPAF from the coding sequence GTGAGTGAACAGCAACTGGTCCGAAGGGTGGACGGCTACTTCAGTGCCTTGGGGCCTCGGGTGCGGTCGCTGGCCTGCCAGCTGCCGCTGGCGGTGGCCATGGCCGTCGTCGTCCTGGCATCACCCGCCAGCTGGCAAGGGCTCTTCAGCGATCCGGTGTTTCTTTTCGCCGTGGCACTGCACACACTGGCCCTGCTGGCATGCGTTGTGGTGCCGTGGGAACGTCTCGGACGGCTTGCCACGCTGATGATCCCACTTCTGGACCTCATCGCGATCGGGTTCAGCGGCAGCCCCGGGGGCCTGTCCAGCGTCGGCGTGCTGTCCATCCTGCCGGTGGTCTGGATCTCCAGCTCCGGCTTGCCCACAGCCGCGTGCCTGTCCATCAGCTTCTTCGGGCCGCTTCTGGCCGTCCTGCCGTGGATCCCGGCCAACGCCGCCGGGCCGGACCGGATCGCAGCGCTGCTGCTCCTGCCGGGCACGGCACTTGCCGTGTCGGTCGCCCTGCGCTTCGCCCGCCTTCGGGTGCACCAGGAGCAACGGCGAATCCAAGCCCAAGAGGCCCAGCTGCACGCCTTGCTTGCTGCCAGCAGGGAACGCGAGCGGCTTCTCAAAACCATCCTGGACACTGTCGATGTTGGCATCGTCGCCGTCAACGCCGCGGGCAGCCGCCTGCTGACCAACAGCTGGCAAACGGCGTTGGAGGAGTCCGCCACCCCTGCCGGCGCCGCGAAGGGTACGGACGAGTCACGGCTGCTGCTCACCGGGCAGGACCCTGAGACACCCCTCGCCCCGGAACGACGGCCGCTGCGGCGGGCGGCCTCCGGCGAGACTTTCGCGGACTACCTGGTGCGCTTTGGCGAACCCCCCGGCAGCCGGGTGGTCTCCACTGGCGCGCGGCCACTCAGGGACGACGACGGCGGATTCTGCGGCTCCGTCGTGGTGTTCACCGAGGTCACCGGACTGGTGGAGGCCCTCGCCGTCAGGGACGACATCGTCTCCACCGTCTCACATGAGTTCCGCACCCCGTTGACCTCGATCATCGGCAACCTGGACTTGGTCCTCGGTGATTCCGCGGAGCTCTCCACCACCACCGAGCGGCGGGTCGAAGTGGCCCAACGCAACGCCGAGCGCCTGCTGGCCCTTGTCTCGGACCTGTTGATGTCCGCGACCGCGACCGTCTACGTCCATCCGCGCCGGACTGACCTGACCAGCCTTGTGGAAGCGAGCCTCGGCTCGGCCCAAGCCCACGCCCACGCGTCCCGGGTCTTGCTGACCATGGACCTGCCGGACCCGCTCTGGGCCGATGTTGATCCGCTGCGGATCAGCCAGGCCCTGGACAACCTCGTCTCCAATGCCATTAAGTACTCACCCGGCGGCGGCAGCGTCCACGTCTCCGCCAGTACGGCGGAGGGGCTGGTGCTGCTGCACGTGGAGGATGCCGGAATGGGGATGACCGCCAGCGACGCCGAACGGATCTTCACCCGGTTCTTCCGCAGCCCGGCGGTTCGTGAGGGCCCGATCCCCGGGGCCGGGCTGGGCCTGTCCATCACCAAGGCGATCATTGAGGGCCACGGCGGTTCCCTTAGCTGCACGACGCGTCCGGGCTGCGGGAGCACCTTCACCATGGTTCTGCCCGCCGAGGCCGCCCCGCCGGCCTTCTAA
- a CDS encoding DNA-directed RNA polymerase subunit alpha gives MLIAQRPTLSEEVVSDNRSRFIIEPLEPGFGYTLGNSLRRTLLSSIPGASVTSIRIDGVLHEFTTVPGVKEDVTEIILNIKNLSVSSEHDEPVVAYLRKQGPGVVTAADIAPPAGVEFHNPDLHIATLNSKGKFELELTIERGRGYVSAAQNKSGDSEIGRIPVDSIYSPVLKVTFRVEATRVEQRTDFDKLIVDVETKQAIAPRDAVASAGTTLVELFGLARELNTAAEGIEIGPSPTDAALAADMALPIEDLDLTVRSYNCLKREGIHTVGELVARSEADLMDIRNFGAKSIDEVKAKLVELGLSLKDSPPGFDLAARAAAIEEDDAAFSDDEL, from the coding sequence GTGCTCATTGCACAGCGCCCCACCCTCTCCGAAGAGGTCGTCTCCGACAACCGCTCCCGTTTCATCATTGAACCGTTGGAGCCCGGCTTCGGATACACCCTCGGAAATTCCCTCCGCCGTACCCTGCTCTCCTCCATCCCCGGTGCCTCTGTCACGAGCATCCGGATCGATGGCGTGCTGCACGAGTTCACCACGGTTCCGGGTGTCAAGGAAGATGTCACTGAGATCATCCTTAACATCAAGAACCTCTCGGTCTCCTCCGAGCACGACGAGCCGGTTGTTGCTTACCTGCGCAAGCAGGGCCCGGGAGTCGTCACGGCCGCGGACATCGCTCCGCCGGCCGGCGTCGAATTCCACAACCCGGATCTGCACATTGCCACACTGAACTCGAAGGGCAAGTTCGAACTCGAACTGACCATCGAGCGCGGCCGCGGCTACGTTTCGGCAGCTCAGAACAAGTCCGGCGACTCCGAGATTGGCCGCATCCCGGTCGACTCGATCTACTCGCCGGTGCTGAAGGTTACTTTCCGCGTGGAAGCTACCCGTGTTGAGCAGCGCACTGACTTCGACAAGCTGATTGTCGACGTCGAGACCAAGCAGGCCATCGCCCCGCGCGATGCGGTTGCTTCGGCAGGTACCACCCTGGTGGAACTGTTCGGTCTGGCCCGCGAGCTGAACACCGCAGCTGAAGGTATCGAGATTGGCCCGTCGCCGACGGATGCTGCGCTGGCAGCAGACATGGCCTTGCCGATCGAGGATCTGGACCTCACCGTCCGTTCCTACAACTGCCTCAAGCGTGAGGGCATCCACACCGTGGGTGAACTCGTTGCCCGCTCCGAGGCTGACCTGATGGACATCCGTAACTTCGGTGCGAAGTCCATTGATGAGGTCAAGGCAAAGCTTGTTGAACTGGGCCTGTCCCTCAAGGACTCCCCTCCCGGATTTGACCTCGCAGCACGCGCCGCAGCAATTGAAGAGGACGACGCCGCGTTCAGCGACGACGAGCTCTAA
- the rplQ gene encoding 50S ribosomal protein L17 → MPTPAKGPRLGGGASHERLMLANLSAALFEHKRITTTVTKAKRLKPYAERLVTFAKRGDLASRRRVLGLISDKGIVHELFTDIAQAVENRNGGYTRITKIGNRKGDNAPMAVIELVLEPVSAKQAVVAEATSAAKRDADKAAPVAETEAAETEEAPAAEVTETEAVAAEEAPAAEEAAAESKDAK, encoded by the coding sequence ATGCCTACCCCCGCTAAGGGTCCGCGCCTCGGAGGCGGAGCAAGTCACGAGCGCCTGATGCTCGCGAACCTGTCCGCCGCACTGTTCGAGCACAAACGGATCACCACCACGGTGACCAAGGCCAAGCGACTGAAGCCGTACGCCGAGCGCCTGGTGACTTTCGCCAAGCGCGGCGACCTGGCTTCCCGCCGCCGTGTACTCGGCTTGATCAGCGACAAGGGCATCGTCCACGAGCTGTTCACCGACATTGCGCAGGCAGTGGAGAACCGCAACGGCGGATACACCCGCATCACCAAGATCGGCAACCGTAAGGGCGACAACGCTCCCATGGCTGTCATTGAACTGGTTCTCGAGCCGGTTTCCGCGAAGCAGGCAGTCGTAGCCGAGGCTACCTCCGCCGCCAAGCGCGACGCCGACAAGGCGGCCCCGGTTGCTGAGACCGAGGCTGCCGAGACCGAAGAGGCTCCGGCCGCCGAGGTCACCGAGACCGAAGCAGTTGCTGCCGAAGAGGCTCCGGCCGCTGAGGAAGCCGCCGCAGAGTCCAAGGACGCGAAGTAA
- a CDS encoding Hpt domain-containing protein — translation MCITSPPDDGGANTAPSGEATASGPSLKVREAADPAVAPLVDPAALQDLGTQLDSPSAAKGFARDYAKMWDRRYSCLASALGRRDQAGSLEAVLSLKTSSEMVGGVRLAELAAELEAAIRAGDMDRARSLLAEVAESGSDTVDELQYGFILREN, via the coding sequence ATGTGCATTACAAGTCCCCCAGACGACGGCGGCGCGAACACTGCCCCCTCGGGCGAGGCCACCGCCAGCGGACCCAGCCTGAAAGTCCGCGAGGCAGCCGATCCAGCAGTTGCACCCCTCGTCGACCCTGCGGCGCTCCAGGATCTCGGTACCCAGCTGGACAGCCCTTCCGCAGCCAAAGGTTTCGCCAGAGACTACGCAAAGATGTGGGATCGCCGCTACAGCTGCCTGGCGTCGGCGCTGGGGCGCCGGGACCAGGCCGGCTCCCTGGAGGCTGTGCTGAGCCTTAAAACGTCCTCGGAGATGGTTGGCGGAGTGCGACTGGCCGAGCTCGCCGCAGAACTTGAGGCTGCCATCCGAGCCGGCGACATGGACCGCGCCCGGTCCCTCCTGGCCGAAGTTGCCGAGAGCGGCAGCGACACCGTGGACGAACTGCAGTACGGCTTCATCCTCCGGGAAAACTAG
- a CDS encoding CpaF family protein: MNLAQRLQAARDIAGQQPRYEAPARPDRPAPASSLMPAPDPTSIPAPAPGPVPVPVPAPVKSAPDARSVRAAGTTQPVPPYAAGSPRKPAPAAAAPARDALAKLKDRAGSILFERLGTRLIDTSLTEDQLHALVQQELIEVVEAEQVPLTKDERQRLIKGVSDDVLGYGPLQRLLDDESITEIMVNGPDMIYVEQDGKLTRSRVRFASEAHLRKVIERIVARVGRRIDESSPLVDARLADGSRVNAVVPPLAVNGSSLTIRKFATDPFQVHDLIGFGTLSPEMAELLDACVKARLNIIVSGGTGTGKTTLLNVLSSFIPDGERIVTIEDAVELQLQQDHVVRLESRPSNIEGKGEITIRDLVRNSLRMRPDRIVVGEVRGGETLDMLQAMNTGHDGSLSTVHSNSPRDAIARLETLVLMAGMDLPLRAVREQIASAVDVIVQLTRLRDGTRRVTHVTEVQGMEGEIVTLQDAFVFDYSAGLDANGRFLGKPMPTGVRPRFTDRFTELGIELSPGIFNPAPVLARAR, from the coding sequence ATGAACCTCGCCCAGCGCCTGCAGGCTGCCCGCGACATTGCCGGACAGCAGCCCCGTTACGAAGCACCCGCACGTCCTGACCGCCCCGCACCCGCATCCTCACTGATGCCCGCCCCGGACCCGACCTCTATCCCTGCCCCTGCGCCTGGCCCTGTACCGGTCCCGGTCCCGGCCCCGGTCAAGAGTGCGCCGGACGCCCGCTCCGTTCGCGCGGCAGGCACCACCCAGCCGGTTCCCCCGTACGCCGCCGGGAGTCCCCGGAAACCCGCGCCGGCGGCGGCCGCCCCGGCCCGGGACGCCCTGGCGAAGTTGAAAGATCGGGCCGGTTCCATTTTGTTCGAACGGCTGGGCACCCGGCTGATTGATACGTCCCTGACCGAGGATCAGCTGCACGCGCTGGTGCAGCAAGAGCTCATCGAGGTGGTCGAGGCCGAGCAGGTGCCGCTGACCAAGGATGAAAGACAACGCCTGATCAAGGGCGTCAGCGATGACGTCCTGGGCTACGGACCCCTGCAGCGCCTCCTTGACGACGAGAGCATCACGGAGATCATGGTCAACGGCCCGGACATGATCTACGTCGAACAGGATGGGAAACTGACCCGCAGCAGGGTCCGTTTCGCCTCCGAAGCGCACCTCCGGAAGGTCATCGAGCGCATCGTTGCGCGGGTGGGACGGCGCATCGATGAATCCTCGCCCTTGGTGGACGCCCGGCTGGCCGACGGATCCAGAGTCAACGCCGTTGTCCCGCCGCTGGCCGTCAACGGGTCGTCACTGACCATCCGCAAATTCGCCACCGACCCCTTCCAGGTCCACGACCTCATCGGCTTCGGCACGCTGTCCCCGGAAATGGCCGAGCTCCTCGACGCCTGCGTCAAAGCCCGCCTGAACATCATCGTCTCGGGCGGCACCGGGACGGGCAAAACCACGCTGCTCAACGTCCTGTCCAGCTTCATTCCGGACGGCGAACGCATCGTCACCATCGAGGACGCCGTCGAGCTCCAACTGCAGCAGGACCATGTGGTCCGGCTGGAGAGCAGGCCCAGCAACATTGAGGGTAAAGGCGAAATCACCATCCGCGACCTCGTCCGCAACTCCCTCCGGATGCGGCCCGACCGGATCGTGGTGGGTGAGGTCAGAGGCGGAGAGACCCTGGACATGCTGCAGGCCATGAACACCGGCCACGATGGTTCCCTGTCCACGGTCCACTCAAACTCCCCCCGGGATGCCATCGCCCGGCTCGAAACCCTGGTACTGATGGCCGGGATGGACCTGCCGCTGCGCGCAGTCCGGGAACAGATCGCCTCCGCCGTGGACGTGATCGTCCAACTCACCCGGCTCCGCGACGGCACCCGCCGCGTCACCCATGTCACCGAAGTCCAGGGCATGGAAGGCGAGATCGTGACCCTTCAAGACGCATTTGTCTTCGACTACAGCGCCGGACTCGATGCCAACGGCCGTTTCCTCGGCAAGCCGATGCCCACCGGGGTCCGCCCGCGGTTTACGGACCGCTTCACGGAACTCGGCATAGAGCTCTCCCCCGGGATTTTCAATCCTGCTCCCGTATTGGCCCGGGCCCGATGA